The segment CGCCTCGCGCCGGTCGAGGTCCAGGGCCTCAGCGGCATCACCGCCATTTCCGCGAGCGGAGCGAGGTCGCTCGCCCTTCGCTACGACGGCACGGTCTGGCGCTGGGGCGACGGCATCCTGCTTCCCACCCAGGTTCCCGGGCTTGCCGACATCATTTCCATCGCCACGAGCTACAAGCATGCCCTGGCGCTGCGTGCTGACGGGACGGTCTGGGCGTGGGGCAACAACACCTACGGCAAGCTGGGTGACGGCACGGAGATTGGCCGCCCCACTCCGGTCCAGGTCTCCAATCTGGACGGGGTGATGAAGATTGCCACGGGGGCCGACACGTCCTACGCCATCCGCTATGACGGGACGGCCTGGGCGTGGGGCAGGAACACCGAGTCCCAGCTGGGCGATGGCTTCACCGTGAATCGTGACGCGCCGGTCCAGGTCTCGGGGCTGACCGACGTTGTCTCCATCGCGGGAGGCCAGAACTACGGCATGGCCGTGCGCTCCGATGGAAGTGGTTGGAACTGGGGCAGTGACATCAACCCGGGCATGGGCACCTGGCAGTACAACCGCCGCGTACCGACCTCCATGCAGGTCCAGGGGCTCATCGAGGTCGTGGCCGGCTACCGCACGGGCATGGCCCTGACCGCCGACGGTCACCTCTGGGCGGGGGGCGACAACTTCTGGGGACAGGCAGGCGACGGTTCCAGCACTCCAGCCTCTTCGCCCGTCCAGGTGGTGGGCATCGACAGTGGCGTGACGTCCCTCGCCATTGGCTCGGAGCACACGGTGGCCGCCCTTCCGGATGGAACCGTGTGGTCGTGGGGGAACAACTCCGACGGCCGGCTCGGCCGCGGCCAGCCCCTCGACGTGCTCGCGCCCGTCCCGTCCCTCCTGGACTGAGACGCGGGCAGCTCGGATGAAGCAGGGCCCCGGGACTTGCGTATCCCGGGGCCCTGTCGTTTCCGCGGACCCGCCTGGGGTAGAAGGAAGACATGGGTCATCCGGCGCTCGTGAACCGCACCCCCTTCTTCGTCGAGCCGCTCTTCCTCGCGGATGAAGAAGCCCGGCCGCTGCTCGTCCCGGTGGTGAAGGCCACCTTCGACATCGCCCCGGATGGCACGCTGTCCCTGTCCCCCGAGCAGCTCCCGCTGAACCTCGCTGGCGAGCGCTGGGAAGACGCCGACACGTCGAGCTACCGCTTCGAGCCCGAAGGCGCCTTCTTCAAGCCCGCGACGGACGTGGTGCTGCTGGGCCATGCCCATGCCCCCGCGCCCGGCACGCGGGAGCTACTCGTCTCCCTGCGCGTGGGGCCCCTGCGCAAGGACGTGAAGGTGACGGGCGACCGCGCATGGTTCAAGAGCCTGGGCTCCGCTGGAATCACCCGGCCGCTGCCCTTCGAGCGCATGCCGCTGCGGTACGAGCGCGCCTTCGGCGGGTGGGACCGGAGCGAGGCGGACCCGAAGCGCCACACGTTCGAGCCACGCAACCCCGTGGGCGTGGGCTTCCATGCGCGAGGCAGCCGTGTCGTGGAAGGCGCGCCCCTGCCCAACCTGGAAGCACCGGACCAGCTCCTCCGTGCGTGGGATCAGCACGTCGCGCCCGCGGGCTTCGGCTTCATCAGCCCGGAGTGGCAGCCGCGCGCGTCCTTCGCGGGAACGTACGGCCCGGAGTGGGAGAAGGGCCGCAAGCCGCTGCTCCCGCGCGACTTCGACCGGCGCTTCCTCAACGCCGCCTCGCCGGGCCTCATCGCGGCCGGCTACCTGCGGGGGGACGAGCCGGTGCTCGTCCAGGGGGCCACGCCGCGCGGCGCGCTGTCCTTCCGGCTTCCCGCCGTCGAGCCGCCCCTCGTCAGCGTCCGGCGGACCGGCAACCTGGACGATGGCGAGGTGGCGACCCGGCTGGACACCGTCATCCTCGACCTGGACGCATCGCGGCTGGTGCTCCTGTGGCGCGGCACGCTTCCCCTCCGCCGCGAGCCCACGGAGCTGAGGGAGGTCCGGGTGGAGTGCGACAGCGCGCTGCGGTGGGGCTCGCCCCCACCGGACCCGGAGGACGAAATCGCCGCACAGGAAGCGGAGGAGTGATTCGGCGGCTTTCGCTCAGGCGGAGTCCAGGTCCGCTCCAGGAATGGTCCAGTCGCCCCGGTACACGGCGGTCATCGGGAGCCGGGCCAGCGGCGGGCAGTAGCGGTACTCCGTCGTCTCGGGGGCCACGCCCGCGCGGGCGGCCAGGCGCAGCAGCGCGAGCCCTTCCAGCCAGATGAACCGGTGCGGGGCGAAGGCCGTCACGGGTGTGTCGAACGCCTTGGCGCGCGCCTCGATGTCGCTCCCGTGCGCATGGTGCAGGGTCTCGAACGCCTTCGCGAAGCCCTCGGCGTCGCGGGCGAGCAGCGCCCGGGTCAGCGCGACGTGGGGGCCATGGGTGTTCTCGGCCACGACCTCCAGGCGGTTGAGCAGCGGCGCCAGCGTGGTGGGCGATTCCTGCCGTGCCAGCCCCTGGAGGATGCAGCCCCAGAGGTACTCGTCCTCGTAGTCGTCTGACTGGCGCTGCGTGGCGGAGACGGCGGCGAGCGCCTCCGCCAGCCGGAAGTGGCCCGCCGCGAGCGCGGCGTGCAGGGGCGTCAGCCGCCGGACGGAAGGGGGCGGCAGGTTGCGCGAGCGAAGCAGCACGATGAGCCGCCGCCAGTTCTCCGCCATCCGGCAGAGTCCGAGGAAGAAGCCCTGCGCGTTGCCATCCACCAGCAGCGTCGCCGTGGCGACCAGGTGCAGGTCCAGGACGATGGCCTCTCCGTCCGAGAGGAGGACGTCCCGGTCCGCGTCGGGCTGGAAGGAGCGCAGCAGGGCCCCCAGCTCCGCCGCGGCGTCGCTGCGCAGGGACATCAGGTTGGGCATGGTGACCCTGGAGTGTAGAGCAGGACGCCGTCCGCACGGAGCGCGGGGGGGACGGCGGAGGGCCTGGCCTATAGTGCCCGCTCGCTCGCGGACCTTGCGTCCGCGACGCCCGAGGAGGCCCGCCATTTTCGAAGCCAACTGCCTGAAGGAAGCACCCGCCCGCATCGCCGACCGCGTCCTGAAGGAGCGCGAGCCCTGCCATGTCTCCGCCCGCGTGGGGCACCAGGGGGTGCTGGTCCCCTTCGAGGAGCGCTACCTGCCGGTGCTGGAGTCCCACCCGCGCGTCATGGACGCCCTGCTCAAG is part of the Pyxidicoccus xibeiensis genome and harbors:
- a CDS encoding DUF2169 family type VI secretion system accessory protein; this encodes MGHPALVNRTPFFVEPLFLADEEARPLLVPVVKATFDIAPDGTLSLSPEQLPLNLAGERWEDADTSSYRFEPEGAFFKPATDVVLLGHAHAPAPGTRELLVSLRVGPLRKDVKVTGDRAWFKSLGSAGITRPLPFERMPLRYERAFGGWDRSEADPKRHTFEPRNPVGVGFHARGSRVVEGAPLPNLEAPDQLLRAWDQHVAPAGFGFISPEWQPRASFAGTYGPEWEKGRKPLLPRDFDRRFLNAASPGLIAAGYLRGDEPVLVQGATPRGALSFRLPAVEPPLVSVRRTGNLDDGEVATRLDTVILDLDASRLVLLWRGTLPLRREPTELREVRVECDSALRWGSPPPDPEDEIAAQEAEE
- a CDS encoding Imm49 family immunity protein — its product is MPNLMSLRSDAAAELGALLRSFQPDADRDVLLSDGEAIVLDLHLVATATLLVDGNAQGFFLGLCRMAENWRRLIVLLRSRNLPPPSVRRLTPLHAALAAGHFRLAEALAAVSATQRQSDDYEDEYLWGCILQGLARQESPTTLAPLLNRLEVVAENTHGPHVALTRALLARDAEGFAKAFETLHHAHGSDIEARAKAFDTPVTAFAPHRFIWLEGLALLRLAARAGVAPETTEYRYCPPLARLPMTAVYRGDWTIPGADLDSA